In Electrophorus electricus isolate fEleEle1 chromosome 1, fEleEle1.pri, whole genome shotgun sequence, a single window of DNA contains:
- the atp5mc1 gene encoding ATP synthase F(0) complex subunit C1, mitochondrial, translated as MYACAKFVTSPSVLRGGSKILARPMSVSVFNRPEVRTEQAALLPVSDQYLLNVSRSFQTSAVSRDIDTAAKFIGAGAATVGVAGSGAGIGTVFGSLIIGYARNPSLKQQLFSYAILGFALSEAMGLFCLMVAFLILFAM; from the exons ATGTACGCCTGTGCTAAGTTTGTCACCTCACCTTCTGTG ctACGTGGAGGCTCGAAGATCCTGGCCCGGCCTATGTCAGTGTCAGTCTTCAACAGACCTGAAGTCAGAACTGAGCAG GCAGCCCTGTTGCCAGTGAGTGATCAGTACCTTCTGAATGTGAGCCGGAGCTTTCAGACCAGTGCTGTGTCCAGAGACATCGACACTGCAGCCAAGTTCATTGGTGCTGGGGCTGCCACAGTAGGTGTGGCCGGATCAGGAGCTGGAATCGGAACAGTTTTTGGCAGCCTCATCATTGGCTATGCCAG GAATCCCTCCCTGAAGCAGCAGCTATTCTCTTATGCCATCTTGGGGTTTGCCTTGTCTGAGGCCATGGGGCTCTTCTGTCTCATGGTGGCATTCCTTATCCTGTTCGCCATGTAA
- the ube2z gene encoding ubiquitin-conjugating enzyme E2 Z: protein MADNVGEGSNGAIGTSQGDGSQLLSSLGNSLPGHSTSGANTASSPPTAVVSPIIAHNITSVMESGLGVGVLSHAVSSTISATPSLPPSIGFGGTGAPPSLAGAGLLSQIHATSWDPTLSTDWDNEKASQQCILRIKRDIMSIYKEPPPGMFVVPDPHDMTKIHALITGPFDTPYEGGFFLFLFRCPPDYPIHPPRVKLITTGHNTVRFNPNFYRNGKVCLSILGTWTGPAWSPAQSISSVLISIQSLMTENPYHNEPGFEQERHPGDSKNYNECIRHETMRVAVCDMLEGKVTCPEALWSVMEKSFLEYYDFYEGVCKERLHLQGQNMQDPFGEKRGRFDYQGLLARLAATHRRLREKCPTEDNEGDSDSDTSSSGTDPDSQGSSQP from the exons ATGGCTGACAACGTTGGAGAAGGATCTAACGGTGCCATTGGGACAAGTCAAGGAGATGGATCACAGTTGTTATCGAGTTTAGGTAATTCCTTGCCGGGGCACTCGACGAGCGGAGCCAACACGGCCTCGTCTCCTCCGACAGCCGTGGTGTCTCCTATAATAGCACATAACATCACTTCAGTCATGGAAAGCGGACTCGGCGTTGGCGTGCTGAGCCATGCTGTGAGCTCGACCATCTCGGCGACTCCCTCGTTGCCACCAAGCATCGGCTTTGGGGGCACTGGAGCCCCTCCAAGTCTAGCCGGAGCGGGCCTTCTATCCCAAATTCACGCCACATCCTGGGACCCCACTCTGAGCACCGACTGGGACAACGAAAAGGCGTCGCAGCAGTGCATTCTCCGGATAAAAAG AGACATTATGTCCATCTATAAAGAACCTCCCCCTGGTATGTTTGTGGTTCCTGATCCCCATGATATGACCAAG ATCCATGCTCTCATCACAGGCCCCTTTGATACACCCTATGAGGGGggcttcttcctctttctgtttcgGTGCCCCCCTGACTATCCCATCCACCCCCCACGCGTAAAACTCATCACCACAGGCCACAACACAGTACGCTTCAACCCCAACTTCTACCGCAATGGCAAGGTGTGCCTCAGCATTCTTGG CACTTGGACTGGGCCAGCATGGAGCCCTGCTCAGAGCATTTCCTCAGTCCTTATCTCTATCCAGTCCCTGATGACGGAGAACCCTTACCATAATGAGCCAGGCTTTGAGCAG GAAAGGCATCCAGGCGATAGCAAGAATTATAATGAATGCATCCGCCATGAGACCATgcgtgtagctgtgtgtgaCATGCTGGAAGGGAAGGTGACATGCCCAGAGGCCTTGTG GAGTGTGATGGAAAAGTCCTTCTTGGAGTATTATGACTTTTATGAAGGAGTTTGCAAAGAACGTCTGCATCTGCAAGGACAAAACATGCag GATCCTTTTGGGGAGAAGAGGGGTCGTTTTGACTACCAGGGTCTGCTGGCCCGCCTTGCCGCTACTCACAGACGGCTGCGGGAGAAGTGTCCAACCGAGGACAATGAGGGGGACTCAGATTCTGACACTAGCTCGTCTGGAACAGATCCTGACAGCCAGGGCAGCTCCCAGCCATAG